The DNA region GCACCACCGACACGCCCAGCTCGGTCGCGGTCAGCCAGGCCGCCGACAGCGCCTCCCCGGCGGCCAGCCAGCCGGCGGGGGAGTCCTCGTCGCCGAAGAGCAGCGCGTAGACGGCGGCCCGGTCGTGGCCGGGGCCGACCGGCAGGGTGCCGACCCGGCCGAAGTCGCGTCCGGGGACGGTGGTCTGCGCCTGACTGGCCGGTAGGACCTGCTCCGGCAGCCCGGTGCCGGCCGGGGTGGCCAGCCCGGTCCAGTAGTCGAGCTCGCCACGGATCTGCGGATCCTCGGACTCCAGCTCTTCGGCACGGCTGGCCGCCGCGGCCAACTGCAGCACCTGGTCGGAGGAGAGGATCTGCATCCGTACGGCGGTGCCGGCGGCGGCGGTGATCGCGGTGACCGACGCCACCGGCAGCGGCTCGTCGCTGACCGGCCGCCGGTCGGTGTGCCGGGTCTGCATCGCCTGGACCATCCGCATCACGTCGGGCTGCACCGCGATGCGCTGGGTCGGCCGCAGCACCGCCAGCAGGTCCTGGTCGTCGCCGGCGGGCAACCGGTCCACCTGTGCGGTCCATCCCTGGGCGGCCACTGCGATGCGGGCGTGGTGCAGCGCCGCACCGCAGCTGAGCACCAGCAGCCGGCCCTCCGGGTCGGTCGCCGACAGTTGACGGCTGCGGTCGGCGTACAGCTCGAGCCGGTCCGGCCGGACCCGCCAGCGCCACGGCTGGGTGTTGTGCACCGACGGCGCGTAACCCGCAGCGGCGGCGGCCTGCGCCAGTACGGCGGCGATCGGCCGGTCGGCCCCAGCCTCACCGGCCTCCGTGGTGGTCGGGATTCCGGCGCTGGTCGCCTCGTCCATCTGCTGCCCTTTCTGGTCAGGTCTGCTCCACGGCCGGTCGGTCGGCGGCCGGGTGCGGGGAATCCGGACCCGAACTACCTCCGTTCCCGCTCCGGGACAGATGTAACACCAGCGCGGGCAGCGCCGCGAGTGCGGTGCAGCCGGCCAGCTCGACCAGGGTGAGCGACTCGGTGCCCAGCAGCGCCTGCAGCGGGCCGAGATACACCCCGGCGAGTTGCAGCACCGCAGCGGCGGCAACCGCGACCGGCAGGGCGGGATTGGCCCGGCGTCCGCCCGGACCGGTGGCGGACCGGCGGGCCCGCACGGCGAGGGCGACACCGAGCTGCGCCAGGCCGAGGGTGACGAAGATCATCGTCTGCCAGGGGCGGCCCGAGTGGTAGGCGACGACCCCGACGGCCAGGGTGACGGCGGTGATCGCCGCCCCGATCGCGGCGATCCCGGCGAGCAGCCCGGCACCGAGCACCGACTCGGTGGGCGGACGCGGCGGCCGGCGCAGCACGTCCGGCTCGGCCGGTTCGGCGCCCAACGCCACGCCGGGAACTCCGTGGGTGAGCAGATTGATCCAGAGGATCTGCGCCGGCAGCAGCGGCAGCGCCAGCCCGAACAGCGGCCCGAGCAGCATCACCGCCAGTTCGGCCGCACCGCCGGCCAGGGCGTAGCGCAGGAACCGGCGGATGTTGTCGTAGATGCGCCGTCCCTCGCCGACCGCGGTCGCCACCGTGGCGAGGTTGTCGTCGACCAGTACCAGGTCGGCGGCCTGCCGGGCGACGTCGGTGCCGGTGCCCATCGCCACGCCGATGTCGGCGCGCCGCAGCGCCGGCCCGTCGTTGACGCCGTCGCCGGTCATCGCCACCACGTGCCCCTGGGCCTGCAGCGCGGCGACGACGGTCAGTTTCTGCTCCGGCTGGATGCGGGCGAACACCCGGGCGTCGGCCGGGCCGTCCGGGTCGGTGGCGACCGGGTCACCCGGCGAGTGGATACCCAGCTGGCCGCCGATGGCGGCGGCGGTTCCCGGATGGTCGCCGGTGACCAGCAGCAGCCGTACCCCGGCGGCGGCGAAGGTCCGCGCCACGGCCGGGGCGTCCGCCCGGATCGGGTCTCCGACGCCGAGCAGCCCCAACGGCCGCAGCCCGGCGGGGTGGGCCGGGTCCGGCGGGGTCGCCGCGACGGCGGCGGCGACCGCCAACGTCCGCAGCCCCTGTTCGGCGAGGGCATGCGCGTGCCCCAGCAGCCCGCCGAGGGCGTCCGGGTCGGCGGTGGTGACCTCGGGGGTCAGCACCGTCTCCGGGGCACCCTTGCAGACGGTCAGGTACCGCCCGTCGCAGGTGCGGTGCACCGTGGTCATCCGCCGATGTGCCTGGTCGAACGGGTGCTCGGCGACGCGTGGCCAGGCCCGGCGTACGTCGTCGGCGGTCAGTCCGGCCCGGCCGGCGAAGGCGACCAGCGCCGCCTCCAGCGGATCCCCGACCGCCCGCCAGTCGGGGGTGTCGTCGTCGGGTGCCCGCAGCTCCGCGTCGTTGCACAGCAGCACGGCGCGGGCCAGCTGCCGTAGGTCGTCCGGCGCGACGCCGACCGGTTCGGCGGTGTCGGCATCGGTGCCGGCATCGGTGCCGACACCGTCGTGGTGGCGGCTGATCCGACCGTACGGCTGGTAGCCGACCCCGGTGACCGCGTACCCGCCGACCGGGGTGACCACCTGCTGCACCGCCATCCGGCCCTCCGTGACGGTGCCGGTCTTGTCGGCGGCGACGACCGTCACCGACCCGAGGGTCTCGACGGCGTGCAGCCGGCGCGGCACCGCGCGGACCTTGGTCATCCGGTGCGCGCCGAGCGCCAGGGCCAGGGTCAGCACGGCCGGCAGCGACTCGGGCACCGCCGCGACGACCAGGCTGACGGCGGTGACCGCCAAATCGGCGACGGGCTGACCGCCACCGAGTCCGATCAGGAACACCAGACCGGACAGGAGAATGGCGGTCGCCCCGAGCACCCGGCCCAGCCGGGTCAGCCGCAGCTGCAGCGGGGTCGGCCCGGGCCGGGTGTCGCGCATCAGAGCCGCCATCCGGCCGAGGGCACTCTCCGCGCCGGTGCGGGTCACCACCCCGGTGGCCCGCCCGGCCACCACGACGGTGCCGGCGTGGGCCGGCTCTGCGTCGCCCA from Solwaraspora sp. WMMD791 includes:
- a CDS encoding nitroreductase, with protein sequence MDEATSAGIPTTTEAGEAGADRPIAAVLAQAAAAAGYAPSVHNTQPWRWRVRPDRLELYADRSRQLSATDPEGRLLVLSCGAALHHARIAVAAQGWTAQVDRLPAGDDQDLLAVLRPTQRIAVQPDVMRMVQAMQTRHTDRRPVSDEPLPVASVTAITAAAGTAVRMQILSSDQVLQLAAAASRAEELESEDPQIRGELDYWTGLATPAGTGLPEQVLPASQAQTTVPGRDFGRVGTLPVGPGHDRAAVYALLFGDEDSPAGWLAAGEALSAAWLTATELGVSVVPLSGAVEVTATRQTLRGILAELGYPYLVLRLGIASADHAGPPHTPRMPTAQVVDTSEVHDTAP
- a CDS encoding cation-transporting P-type ATPase, whose translation is MSVDTRPAVDPGDVDPAGLDAAEVARRSAAYGPNVVVGGPARVGLARRVARQLTDPLVALLLAAGVVTTALADYPDTAVILLVVVVNTAIGVVQEVRADRAIAALDRLAAPVARVRRDGVDQVVPAAELVPGDLVRITAGDIVPADLTLTDAYRLQCDESMLTGESVPVRLGDAEPAHAGTVVVAGRATGVVTRTGAESALGRMAALMRDTRPGPTPLQLRLTRLGRVLGATAILLSGLVFLIGLGGGQPVADLAVTAVSLVVAAVPESLPAVLTLALALGAHRMTKVRAVPRRLHAVETLGSVTVVAADKTGTVTEGRMAVQQVVTPVGGYAVTGVGYQPYGRISRHHDGVGTDAGTDADTAEPVGVAPDDLRQLARAVLLCNDAELRAPDDDTPDWRAVGDPLEAALVAFAGRAGLTADDVRRAWPRVAEHPFDQAHRRMTTVHRTCDGRYLTVCKGAPETVLTPEVTTADPDALGGLLGHAHALAEQGLRTLAVAAAVAATPPDPAHPAGLRPLGLLGVGDPIRADAPAVARTFAAAGVRLLLVTGDHPGTAAAIGGQLGIHSPGDPVATDPDGPADARVFARIQPEQKLTVVAALQAQGHVVAMTGDGVNDGPALRRADIGVAMGTGTDVARQAADLVLVDDNLATVATAVGEGRRIYDNIRRFLRYALAGGAAELAVMLLGPLFGLALPLLPAQILWINLLTHGVPGVALGAEPAEPDVLRRPPRPPTESVLGAGLLAGIAAIGAAITAVTLAVGVVAYHSGRPWQTMIFVTLGLAQLGVALAVRARRSATGPGGRRANPALPVAVAAAAVLQLAGVYLGPLQALLGTESLTLVELAGCTALAALPALVLHLSRSGNGGSSGPDSPHPAADRPAVEQT